TGGACTTAATGATTCCGGGGTCAGGACGTTGGCGCTGTCTCCTGTGGCCATACCGGCGTAACCGAAATGCCACGGCATTCCTACCTGTTCAATGGGTTTTCCGTCAACAACGAAGGGTTTAAGACGGGAAGTAACCAGTGCATATGCCTCAATAGAACCTCTTTCAGTGCTTACACGAACACGGTCGCCGTTTTTGACCCCCTTTGTCTGGGCCAGCGATTTACTTATCTCTACAAACATGTCCGGAACCAATTCTACAAGCCATGGCAGACTGCGTGTCATGCCGCCGGTTTGCCAGTGCTCGGTCATTCGGTAAGTAGTGCCGATAAAAGGATATTTGTTTATATCGCAAGTATCGTTGTTAGATAACACCACACAGGGATTGTTCTGTACTTTTGAGAGAAGATTCCTGGCCGGACTTTCTATCGGTTCATAGTGTTCAGGAAAAGGTCCGTCTTTCATAGTAATAGCATAGATGCGACCAACACCTTCGGGAACCATGATAAAAGGATTGGCTCCTTTTTCATCGTCCACAGGCGGGGCGCCTCCATCGGGCACATCCCCTTGCCATTTTTTTTCTGCCTCATTCCAGGCTATAACGGCACGTTTTGGATTAAAAGGACTGCCGGCCTTATTGACCGAAGCGCGGTTGTAAAGGATACGCCGGTTTACGGGCCAGGACCATGCCCACTTCGGATACATCCCAAGATTGTTGGGAAGATCTGTGGAGTCTCGTCTGGCCATCATGTTCCCGTCTTTTGTGTATGACCCGCAATATATCCAGCAGCCTGACACTGTTGACCCGTCGTCCTGGAGCTGGGCAAAGGCAGGCACCTGATCTCCGGTTTTAAACTCCAGGGTTTTGTCTTTATCTTTAATGGTTGTATCGCGTGTAAAATATCCGTTGATTTCTTTTGCTACCCGGTGCACGTCAGGCTCATGACCGTCGCCATAGTTCCAGGCCATTTTTACAATCGGATATGGAAAGACCCCACCATCTTTTTTGTAAAGGGCTTTTATCTTTTTGTGGAACTGGTCAAGGATCCAGAGGTCACTTTTAGCTTCACCGGGCGGTTCTATTGCTGCATAACGCCACTGAGCCCATCGTCCTGAGTTGCTTATACTTCCCTCTTTTTCCACAGACGAAGCTGCAGGCAGCATAAAAACTTCCGTCTTTATGTCTTTAGGATTTACTCCGGGACGTTTCCAGAAAATGGATGTTTCAGTCTCCCAGAGATCGGCAGTGACGAGCCATTTAAGCTTCCCAAGCCCTTCACGGGCTTTGAGGGAGTTCGGTCCGCCTACGGCAGGGTTCATCCCCATACAAACCAGGCCTTCAATCTCTCCTTTAAAAATTTTACGCATGGCCTGGACATAAGAATAGTTGCCGCTTCGTTTTGGCATATAATCATAACAGAAACCGTTTTCAGGAGTTGCATTCTCGCCCCACCATGCTTTGAGGAGGCTTGTAATATATTTGCCGCCGTTCTGCCACCAGTTTGTGCTTTTAGGTTCATTAGATTTTGGAAAATATCTTGTAATATATGATTCGAGAGAGGTATCGCTGAAGTCCGGCGATGCTATGTAACCCGGCAGAACATGGAAGAGAAGGCCATAGTCCGTAGAGCCCTGAACATTCGATTCGCCGCGCATTGCGTTTACACCGCCACCGGCGATGCCTACATTGCCGAGTAGCAATTGGAGCAGGGCAGTGGCGCGCACATTCTGAACCCCGTGGGTGGACTGGGTGATTCCCATAGCATAAAGTATGGTGCCAGCCTTGTCAGGTCTTCCTGTACCGCAGAAAGCCTGAGCAACTTTGAGGTAGTCTTCTTTTTTTGAGCCGGTAACTGAGCAAACCATATCGACAGTGTAGCGTGAGTAATGTTTCTTTAAGAGTTGAAAAACGCAGCGAGGGTCTGACAACGTCGGGTCGCGACGCGTCTTGCCCGATCCGTCAAGGGCATAGGCCCAGGACTTCATATCATAAGCCTTTTCACGGTCATCCCAATTTGCAAACATCCCCTCCTTAAAACCATATCCTTCGGTAACGATGAATGAGGCATTTGTGTACTCTTTCACATACTCTTTATGGATAAGGTTGTTCTGCAAAGCATAATTGATAAGTCCCCCGAGAAATGCAATATCGGTTCCAGGTCTGGTGCGGGCATAAATATCAGCCTTTGAGGAAGTCCTGGTATAGCGTGGGTCTACAGAGATGAGCGTTGCCCCTTTCTCCATGGCCGCCTCGATCCATTTAAAAGAGATCGGGTGATTTGCGGCAGGGTTACAGCCTATGGCCATAATGCAATCGCTGTTTTTCAAGTCGTTCCAATGATTTGTCATTGCGCCCCGTCCAAAAGAAGCCGCCAGACCGGCGACTGTAGACGAGTGTCAGAGGCGAGCCTGATGTTCTAAGTAAACCACGCCCATAGAACGGGCAAACTTGCTTTCAAGGTAGCATTCCTCGTTATCGAGGCCTGCGCCGCCAAAGATAGCTATGCCCTCTGTACGGTTGATTTTGTATTCTTTTCCGTCTTTTTTATTGGTTTCTTTCTGTTTGAATGTCCTGTCACGAGTTTCTTTCATCAACTTTGCGATCCTGTCAAGAGCCCAATCCCATGACTTTTCTTCCCATTTTTCAGAACCTGGTGCACGGTACATTACCTTTTTAAGGCGCCTTTCGTTGTTTGCAATCTGGAACATGGCGCCGCCCTTTGAACAAAGCGATCCCTGATTGATGGGGCTTGCATCATCTCCTTCAATGTTGACGATTTTACCGTCTTTTGCATGCACGATCATGCTGCATCCTACTGCACAAAAAGGGCAGATGGTAGTAGTTGTTTTAAGACCTTTTGTCCTGAGTTCCGGTGAGTCAAAACTGCTCGCATCGGCAGATTTTCCCGGAATAGCGAGTCCGGCTGCTGCAATGCCGCTGCCAATGAGGAACTTTCTTCTCGAAATGTCCATACCTCTCCTCCTTCATATGGTCTTTGATTATCCGGTTACGGCTGGCTGCGTGTGCCGTTATGATATAAATTTTTGAATGCTGCCGTTACCGGCACTCTTTTACGCAATCCTGATTATTTAGTTACAGGAGATTTGCATAAGTATTTTATAGAGTACATGGTAAATATTATTTGTGATTTATTGCACATAATTTTTTTAATAGTTGTATAATATTATTTATTGTTGATTTTATCAATAATATTATTAAATAAAAAATCAACAATAAAAGTCAGATATTAATTAGTTATTAACTTTTATAAAATTACTAAATATTAAATATCTTGATTTTTAGCAGGTTGGTTTTTTTGTGAATCGATTGTGGTTCTTCCTCATGCTTGTGATTGAAAACGACTTACCATCTTTTTTGGCCGATATTGTTCAATTTTTATTGAAAACATGGAAAACGTGAAAACAGGTTGGTCGATATAAGAAAATTGATAAATATCTACATTGGAATTTCATTTGATTATACATAATATTGTTATTGTGTTAAGCAGGTATATTAAAAGATGCTGTTACAAATTATATTTAAATTCTATTTTGAACGACCAAAATGAATAGATTTGTGGAGTTTGGAAAATATCGGGTCTGAAAGAGGAGACTTTTTATGAAAAAACTTGTACTTGTACGGCATGGAGAGAGTGTCTGGAACATGGAGAATCGTTTCACTGGTTGGACTGACGTGCCGCTCTCAGAGAAAGGCACAGAGGAAGCAATGCAGGCCGGACGCATACTTAAACAAGAGGGATATGTTTTTGATGTGGCATTTACATCCGTGCTGAAACGGGCAATAAAGACCCTCTGGATCATCCTTGAAGAGATGGATCTTATGTGGATTCCTGTTTTTAATAGCTGGCGGATCAACGAACGCCATTACGGTGCGCTGCAAGGTCTTAATAAAGCTGAAATGGTCGAACAATACGGGATGGAGCAGACCCTTCTTTGGCGCCGCAGTTACGATATCCGCCCTCCTGCAATTACGCCTGATGATCCGCGCTATAACGGCAAGAGTTCCATCTATACCGGCCTGAAACCCGAGGAAATACCTTTCACAGAATGTTTGAAGGATGCTGTTGAACGTTTTATCCCTTTTTGGGATGCTGTTTTAGCGCCGGTTATCTCAGAGGGCAGGCATGTGATTGTCTGTGCCCACGGAAATAGTCTCCGTGCCCTTGTAAAGTATCTGGATGATGTGCCTGATGATGAAATTACCTCGCTCAATATCCCTACCGGAATGCCTCTTGTATACGAACTTACGGATGATCTTGCGCCGATCAGAAGTTATTACCTGGGTGATCAGGAGGCGGTAAAACGTGCGATGCAGTCTGTTGAATACCAGTTGAAGAAGTGAATTATTCCGCGGCAAACCGCGGAATATCAAAGACTAAACAAAAATATGAAATCATTCTTAAGCAAACCTCGAGGCATGAGCTTGTAGGGCAATAAAAAAAGAATAAAATAAAGTTGATTTTGCAATTTTCCTGTGCGATATTATTAACTGAAGTTTCGGAAGCACCTGTTGTTTTGGCCGCAAATTGCCTTTGATTTTTTGTAGTCACCCACAACACAGTTCCGTATTCTTCAATATTATTCAAGGAGGGTTTGATCCTATGGTAAAAGGAACTGTTAAATGGTTTAACGAGTCAAAAGGTTTTGGTTTTATAACAGGTGAAGATGGAAATGATGTTTTTGTGCATTATTCAGCCATCCAGGACAGTGGTTTTAAATCGCTTTCTGAAGGCCAGGAAGTAACATTTGAAGTTGTCAGCGGGCCTAAAGGTCCGGCAGCGGCAAACGTAGTAAAACTCTAAGCCAGCCAGGCAGGCCCGGATGCCTCCGGGCCTGCTCAATCATATCCGCTTATATCCTCTGCAAGGTTTGAATCCCGAGTAAGGTGTTTTGTAAATCCAACACTACCTTGTTATCCCCCTGACAGAAAAATAAGGATAGATGTGATATTTTCCTCAACATCTATCTTGTCCTCAATGCCGTTATTCAGGGTAGATTATTTGCCTGTTGTAGCTTGTATATTCTTTTCCGCTCATTACAGTTTCTTTGTTTCCCATGCCCATCCTTTCACTTTAAAGTGAGTTATTTTAACCCTGTGTAAATGTTGTTTCAATATTCATTTTGTTGACTATGCTGACTTTTGGTCAGGGCTGTTTACTCCAGCACTAAAATCTGATACATTGTTAGGTTGTGGATAAGATATCTATCAAAGGTGCACGGCAGCATAATCTCAAAAATATCGAAGTGGAACTTCCGCGGAATAAGATAGTTGTAATTACGGGACCGAGCGGTTCCGGCAAGTCAAGCCTTGCCTTTGATACTATATATGCGGAAGGTCAGAGGAGATATGTAGAATCGCTTTCATCATATGCCCGGCAGTTTCTTGAACTGATGGACAAGCCCGATGTGGATTATATTGAAGGATTGTCTCCTGCGATAAGCATCGAGCAGAAGACATTGAGCAAGAACCCCCGCAGTACAGTCGGCACTGTGACAGAGATTTATGACTATTTACGACTTCTCTTCGCGCGCATCGGCCATGTGTTTTGCTATAGCTGTGGTAAGGAAATAAAGAGTCAGCATGTTCCCCAGATTGTGGACAGTGTCCTCTGTCTTGGTATTGGAACAAAAATCAACATCCTTGCACCAATTGTAAGGGGTAGAAAAGGTGAGTACAGGAAAGAAATAGACGAGTTAAGGAAACAGGGTTTCACTAAAATAAAGCTCAATGGTAAGATTGTAGATCTGTCAGAGGAAATTGCTCTCAACAAAAATAAAAAGCATGAAATAGATGTTGTTGTAGACAGAATTGTATTGCGTGATGGTATTGAGCGAAGACTCTATGAGGGGGTTGAACTTGCCCTCCATAAGGCAGGGGGGATTGTAAAAATAGAGACGGATAAGGGCATACAGATATTCAGTGAAAAATTTGCCTGCCCGGACTGTGGAATAAGCTATCCGGAAATTGCCCCCCGGATGTTCTCTTTCAATAATCCTTATGGTGCATGTCCAACATGTTCCGGCCTTGGCGTAAAGGAGTATTTTGATCCTGTTCTGATTATTCCTAATCACGACCTCTCATTACGGGAGGGCGCTGTTATCCCCTGGGGCGAAAAGAACCCGGTCCATTTTTTGCCCTTTCTCGAAGCTCTGGTGAATCATTATAAAATTGATGTAAATGCGCCCTTTAAAGAACTCCCTCAACATGTCCAGGATGTAATCCTTTATGGTTCAGACCGGGAGGAAATAGAGTTTTTTTATGACAGAGGCACCAGAAGGGATTTTGTCAAAAGGCCCTATGAAGGTGTTATTAATGAATTGCAACGTGAGTGGGAAAAGGCAGACTTCTGGGGCAAGGAAAAGCTTGAGAGGTTTATCAATCTGATC
This DNA window, taken from Pseudomonadota bacterium, encodes the following:
- the fdnG gene encoding formate dehydrogenase-N subunit alpha, which encodes MDISRRKFLIGSGIAAAGLAIPGKSADASSFDSPELRTKGLKTTTTICPFCAVGCSMIVHAKDGKIVNIEGDDASPINQGSLCSKGGAMFQIANNERRLKKVMYRAPGSEKWEEKSWDWALDRIAKLMKETRDRTFKQKETNKKDGKEYKINRTEGIAIFGGAGLDNEECYLESKFARSMGVVYLEHQARLUHSSTVAGLAASFGRGAMTNHWNDLKNSDCIMAIGCNPAANHPISFKWIEAAMEKGATLISVDPRYTRTSSKADIYARTRPGTDIAFLGGLINYALQNNLIHKEYVKEYTNASFIVTEGYGFKEGMFANWDDREKAYDMKSWAYALDGSGKTRRDPTLSDPRCVFQLLKKHYSRYTVDMVCSVTGSKKEDYLKVAQAFCGTGRPDKAGTILYAMGITQSTHGVQNVRATALLQLLLGNVGIAGGGVNAMRGESNVQGSTDYGLLFHVLPGYIASPDFSDTSLESYITRYFPKSNEPKSTNWWQNGGKYITSLLKAWWGENATPENGFCYDYMPKRSGNYSYVQAMRKIFKGEIEGLVCMGMNPAVGGPNSLKAREGLGKLKWLVTADLWETETSIFWKRPGVNPKDIKTEVFMLPAASSVEKEGSISNSGRWAQWRYAAIEPPGEAKSDLWILDQFHKKIKALYKKDGGVFPYPIVKMAWNYGDGHEPDVHRVAKEINGYFTRDTTIKDKDKTLEFKTGDQVPAFAQLQDDGSTVSGCWIYCGSYTKDGNMMARRDSTDLPNNLGMYPKWAWSWPVNRRILYNRASVNKAGSPFNPKRAVIAWNEAEKKWQGDVPDGGAPPVDDEKGANPFIMVPEGVGRIYAITMKDGPFPEHYEPIESPARNLLSKVQNNPCVVLSNNDTCDINKYPFIGTTYRMTEHWQTGGMTRSLPWLVELVPDMFVEISKSLAQTKGVKNGDRVRVSTERGSIEAYALVTSRLKPFVVDGKPIEQVGMPWHFGYAGMATGDSANVLTPESLSP
- the gpmA gene encoding 2,3-diphosphoglycerate-dependent phosphoglycerate mutase, which produces MKKLVLVRHGESVWNMENRFTGWTDVPLSEKGTEEAMQAGRILKQEGYVFDVAFTSVLKRAIKTLWIILEEMDLMWIPVFNSWRINERHYGALQGLNKAEMVEQYGMEQTLLWRRSYDIRPPAITPDDPRYNGKSSIYTGLKPEEIPFTECLKDAVERFIPFWDAVLAPVISEGRHVIVCAHGNSLRALVKYLDDVPDDEITSLNIPTGMPLVYELTDDLAPIRSYYLGDQEAVKRAMQSVEYQLKK
- a CDS encoding cold-shock protein; the encoded protein is MVKGTVKWFNESKGFGFITGEDGNDVFVHYSAIQDSGFKSLSEGQEVTFEVVSGPKGPAAANVVKL